The genomic region ACTCCAGCTGCTGCGTGCCAAGGGGTTGATCGAAGTTGTGTGGCCGAGGGTCTTCCTCTCGGACCTGGAGCACCTGCGCCAGCTCAGCTGACGAATGTCCTGCTCGCGGAAGAACTCTTGTTCCAGACTGCTCTTCGCCCTCTACATTCGCCTCGGCGAACGCCGTCGTTCGCCTAGACGAACGGAATCGTTCAGCCAGCTGATTCCCGCTGAGGAGCACACCGCCATACGCTAGTGCCAGCTGCAAGTAAGGGGGTGATCGGAATGGTGGCACTCAAGCTGAGAGTGACAACCCCTGAACGGCAAGATCCGGGGCAGCCCGTAGCCATGACCGGACACGGCCACGGGCACCATTGTCACGCCAGTCCAGACTGAGTTGTCTGGGATGCCCAGCCTGGGGCCTCAGTGCGCCGCCAAAGGACCCCAGGTTGGGCTCTGCACTGAAAGGGTGGGTGTCTGCCATGGGCATGACAGACTTTCGGACGATCTCTCTAGGCGAGGGTGCTTCTGTGGTGTTGGAGCCAGAGACCTTGCTTTGGGTGATTGCAGAGTCGAAGCAGCTCAAACAGGCTCACAGGCTGTTGAGCGATACCTATAGCGAGCTTCAAGATGATCTAAAGCAAGACACTGAGCGAATGAGGACCTCCCATCTCGTTGACATGATAGAGCTCCATCCGACAGCAGTATGCAATATGCGGTGTGCGTACTGCTACATACCGGAAGCGTACCGCAAGCGACCCTTGGTTATGAGCCGTGACGACGTTGATCGGGTTGTGCGTAAGGTACTCTCATGGGTAGAGGAGAAGGGAGGCATGAAGAGGATCATCTTTCATGGTGGTGAACCTCTCTTGGCCAGGGATTCAATCTTCCCGGTGATCGACAGGTACTGGCGTGATGTTGAGTTCGGGATTCAGACGAACGCCACGCTCCTGACTCAAGGGGATGCAGACTTCATCAAGGAGAGGAATGTTCATGTTAGTCTTTCGCTCGACGGTCACACAGCGGAAGTGAACGATAGGTGTCGTCAGTACTCCAATGGGGGCAGCACGTTTGATGATGTAGTGCGTAACATCAGCCTGTTCAGGGATTTCGAATGGAATGGCGTGATCGTTACGATCACCAGACACAATGTTGGCTATCTGGCCGAGATGCTGCGCTTTCTGTATGGAATGGGCATCCGGTCGGCTCTGTTTAACCCTGTTTCACCAGCGAATCCCGCAGCCGCTCTGCTCATGCCAAAGACCGAAGATCTCCTTGCAGGCTACAGAGGGTTGATCAATGAGCTAGTACGGCTCAATACTGTACCGGGAGCTCGCCGTTTCGTTGTCGATAACATCGAATCGCTTGTCGTTGCGCTCGTCACATCGAACATGCGGGTGCTCTACTGCCATATGACGCCTTGCGGCGCAGGAAGATTCATGTACGTCATTGACCCTGCAGGCTACGTCTACCCGTGTTCTGAGTTTGTGGGGCATGAGGAGTTCCGCTGTGGCAACATCTTCTCTGACCCTATGGCCGAAGTGCTCGATGCTCCTCCCTGTAAGCGGCTTCGCGCCAGGTATGTTGAACGAGTAAAAGGATGCATATCCTGCGAGTACCGGATGATCTGCGGGGCGAACTGCCCAGCTGCTGTTCAGAGTCTGTCAGGCAACCTGGACGGCAGATCGCCCTACTGCGAGTTCCTCAAGGGGAGCGTGAACTTGATCTTCCGAACATTCCTTGATCACGGCATCGAGAGTGCATTCTGCCTTGTGAGCACCAGATTCGAGGAGATGCTGCGAAAGAGTGCATTGCTTCTGGATGCGAGCCAAGGCGGTGCGAGGCAACCCCGTGCGTAGAGCCCTTGGGGATTATTCCCTCATCCTGCGCTCGAAGAATGTGCGCACTCTGGTTGTCTCCTCGTGCCTATTGTCCTTCATGCGTGGACCGCTGACATGGCTGTTCCCCATCCTCTTGCTGCGTGCTGGGGGCCCGCTGTTTCTAGGGGTAGCGTTCGCAGTCGCGAATGTTGATGACACAGTGATGTCGTTCGTCGGTGGCGCGATGGCTGACAGATGGGGAAGAAGACCGATCCTTCTCTTCTCTCGGCTGATGTACGTATGCGGGGCGTGTCTCCTGCTGGCCTCGATGTTCGTGGGGGGGGCCTTGAGCCGGGCTGCTCTTTTCATTGCAGTGTTGTTCGCTTACGGGATGAGTGGGATCTCTCCCGGCGCTTCTTCCGCCCTGCTTGTGGAGTCGGTAGAGCCCCGCCATGTGGGGCGAGCCTTTTCGTTGCTCAGCAGCTCTTCTCTGCTGTTCCGCAGTCTTGGATCAGCGGCCCTAGGCGTCATCTATCAACGGAGCGTGGTGGCGGGCGCCTTCATGCTCATCCTTTTCGCCCTGAGCAGCACGCTGCTGCTGTTCTGTGTGCGCGAGACGCTGCCTTCACAATCTGCTCGAGACGGAGAGCGGTTAGTCGGACACTTCGTGAACACGTTCCGCTCCGTCGGTCAGCTTGGCCTACTCGGTCTGGCTCCGCTGCTTCTTCTTGTTGTGGGGAACGGCCTTGGCCATGGAATTGGTGGCAACTACTTCGCGCCCCTGCTCGAGGAAGGTCACGGGGTTTCGCTAGCAGTTCTCGGCGGTGTCTTCTCAGCGATCCCCCTTCTCCAAGCTACCCTAGTGCTCCCCGCTGGGTGGTTGGTGGACAGACGCGGTCCCTTCCTTGCTCTGATAACTGGGAATGTGGTCGCCGGCGGGTGGGTAATGCTTGCGGGCGTGACAAAGTGCGCGGATCTTGCCGTTGCGGCAGTAGTAGTCTCGGGATCGCTAGGTGCGTTCCACGGGATAGGGTATGAGACAGCGGTGGCTAGGCTATCGAACGATCGTATGCGAGCCACTCTATTCGGAAGCCTGGAAACGTTGTGGAATGCGATGTTCATAGTAGGACCCCTTGCAGGGGGGGCATTGTATGGGTTTCGGTCAGAACTGACTTTCATCGCTGCCGGGGCGATCCTCATGTTGACTTTCTTGCCGACCCTGGCAATGAGATACCACGCTGGGCAGAGTGGACAATCACGCCGGGGCGGAGAGTCGCCTTGGTAGGCAACGAAGAAGCCCTGCGAGACACGGCGGTGGCGTATGACCCATCTTCTACAGTTCCCGGCGCTGTCAGGGGCTAGAACGCAGACGGGATCGCACCGCAGGGTGACGAGATGCCAGAACCTGGTGCCAGGGTATGTGCCGTAGGTCTTGGCATCGTCTGTTGTTCTCACTACTGTGGAGGTGGTAGGTGATCGAGGATGTTCATCCGCCAGAAGAAGGTTAGGCCGCACGTCTACCTCCAGCTCGTGGAGAACTGCTGGGAGGAGGGAGCTACCCGCCAGCGGACCGTGGCGAGCTTGGGGAGGTTGGATCGGTTGCAGGAGAGCGGGCAGCTTGAGGTCCTTCTGCGGTCGCTCGGGCGGTGTTTGCCAGCGTCGTGCACCGCCTGTTTGAGTCCGGGTCCGACCGTCAGGCGGTACGGTTCCTGCGGGACGTGGCCGTCCCGGATCGGACTCCCTGGCGCTCTACCACCTGTACCGGGCGATGCGGTTCCTGGGGGAGGGCAAAGACCGGATCGAGGAGAAGCTCTTCGCGAGGAACCGCGACTTGTTCACGGACCTCAGGATCGTGTTCTTTGACACGACGAGCCTCTACTTCCACGGGGAGGGGGGCGAGCTGGGAGCGCGGGGGCACTCTCGGGATCACCGGCCGGAGCTCAACCAGGTGGTGGTGGGAGCACTTCTGTCCGGTGACGGGCGCCCGATCAGCTGCGAGGTGTACCGGGGGAACCAGACGGATGTGCGGGCGCTCTTGCCGGTGGTGGACCGAGCGCGGGAGCGGTTCGCTCTCCAGGAGGTGTGCTTCGTCGCCGACCGGGGGATGGTGAGCGACGCCGTGATCCGGGGGCTGGAGGAACGAGGCCTCGGGTACATCCTCGGGATGCGCCTGCGGCGGGCCAAGGAGGTCCGGGACGTGGTGCTGTCCCATCCTGGGCGGTACCGGAGCGAAGAACCATGAGAGAACGGCTGCGTCGTGTTCT from Candidatus Bipolaricaulis anaerobius harbors:
- a CDS encoding radical SAM/SPASM domain-containing protein; translated protein: MGMTDFRTISLGEGASVVLEPETLLWVIAESKQLKQAHRLLSDTYSELQDDLKQDTERMRTSHLVDMIELHPTAVCNMRCAYCYIPEAYRKRPLVMSRDDVDRVVRKVLSWVEEKGGMKRIIFHGGEPLLARDSIFPVIDRYWRDVEFGIQTNATLLTQGDADFIKERNVHVSLSLDGHTAEVNDRCRQYSNGGSTFDDVVRNISLFRDFEWNGVIVTITRHNVGYLAEMLRFLYGMGIRSALFNPVSPANPAAALLMPKTEDLLAGYRGLINELVRLNTVPGARRFVVDNIESLVVALVTSNMRVLYCHMTPCGAGRFMYVIDPAGYVYPCSEFVGHEEFRCGNIFSDPMAEVLDAPPCKRLRARYVERVKGCISCEYRMICGANCPAAVQSLSGNLDGRSPYCEFLKGSVNLIFRTFLDHGIESAFCLVSTRFEEMLRKSALLLDASQGGARQPRA
- a CDS encoding MFS transporter, producing MRGPLTWLFPILLLRAGGPLFLGVAFAVANVDDTVMSFVGGAMADRWGRRPILLFSRLMYVCGACLLLASMFVGGALSRAALFIAVLFAYGMSGISPGASSALLVESVEPRHVGRAFSLLSSSSLLFRSLGSAALGVIYQRSVVAGAFMLILFALSSTLLLFCVRETLPSQSARDGERLVGHFVNTFRSVGQLGLLGLAPLLLLVVGNGLGHGIGGNYFAPLLEEGHGVSLAVLGGVFSAIPLLQATLVLPAGWLVDRRGPFLALITGNVVAGGWVMLAGVTKCADLAVAAVVVSGSLGAFHGIGYETAVARLSNDRMRATLFGSLETLWNAMFIVGPLAGGALYGFRSELTFIAAGAILMLTFLPTLAMRYHAGQSGQSRRGGESPW
- a CDS encoding IS1634 family transposase; the protein is MRFLGEGKDRIEEKLFARNRDLFTDLRIVFFDTTSLYFHGEGGELGARGHSRDHRPELNQVVVGALLSGDGRPISCEVYRGNQTDVRALLPVVDRARERFALQEVCFVADRGMVSDAVIRGLEERGLGYILGMRLRRAKEVRDVVLSHPGRYRSEEP